TTGGAAACCGATGATAAAACGAGCCTCCAGTCCACACCAAAGAACCTGCTTTCATTGCAACATCAACACTACTCTGTAGCGTCAGGACTGGAGGGTGAGGCCAGATATCCACAAGCCACTGAGGCTTATTGATCAAGCCCATGTTTAGGTCTGCTGATATGGAGGCTAGGGTGAGGCCAAGGCCAAAGAAACTGTCTGGTAAGCAGCCATAACCTCTGTCATATTGGCCAATGCCAGATCCCTGGGCAACATACTGGATGAACTACATGAAAGACCACTGGGTGCTTGGAGAGGCAGGTCTGGTATGTGGTACTGAGAATTGGCTGGACAATACAATCACTAATTATGATCTAGGTTTACCTGGCTTTGGAACACCAGTCAGACTGGACCAGGACAACAAAAACAGTGTGAAGAGAGATTAAAGTGGGTCATGTGTACAGCCTACATTAACCAGGCTTGGAGTAAAACAGCTAAACTTCAATCATGTTTTAGGCATAATCTAGATTTGCAACATAGTCTCAGGGGACTACATAGACTATTTtacatacagtgtatataaaaaatctacacacccggTTAAATTGCCTGGTTCttgtgataaatcatgtcagaactttttccacctttaatgtgacctataacgtgaacaattcaattgaagaacaaactgaaatatttacccactcttctttgcaaatgtgctccaaatctgtcagattgcaaggatatctcctgtgcacagccctcttcagatcaccccacagatgttcaattggattcaggtctgggctctggctgggccattccaaaacgttaatcttcttctagtgaagccatgcttttgtggatttggatgtgtgctttgggtcgtgctgaaaggtgaacttcatcttcagccttctaacggacgcctgaaaggtttgtgccaaaattgcctggtatttggaactgttcataattccctccaccctgactaaggccccggttccagctgaagaaaaatagccccaaagcatgatgctgccaccaccatgcttcactgtgggtatggtgttctttgggtgatgtgcagtgttgtttttgcaccaaacatatcttttggaattatggccaaaaagttcaaccttggtttcatcagaccataacacattttcccacgtgctttttggggacttgatgtttgtttttgcaaacttcagctgggattgaatgtttttctttgtaagaaaaggcttccgtcttgccaccttaccccataacccattcatatgaagaatacgggagattgttgccACATGTAGCACCCAGCCAGTACTTGTCAGACATTCTtgcatttcctttaatgttgctgtaggcctcttggaagcctccctgaccagttttctactcgtcttttcatacattatggagggacatccagttcttggtaatgtctctgttgtgccatattttctccactgtgttccgtggtatatctaatgctttggaaattattttgtacccttctcctgactgatatctttcaacaatgagatccctctgctTTGgtagctctctgcggaccatggcttttgctctgagaactaagaaaatgtcaggaactcctactagaacagctgaacttttcAAAACAGAGTCACTTCAAATGATGGCAGgtttgtaatgacttctatttaacataagtttgaatgtgattggttaattctgaacacagccacatccacagttataagagggtgtgcagacttatgcaaccagattattaatataaggtttttatttaaaatgtttccccctcgaagatttcagtttgtttttcaaattaatttttcacattatacgtcacattaaaagtagaaaatttctcacatgatttatctttctcattattttacatcacaaaaacctggcattttcacaggggtgtgtagactttttatatccactgtaaatccatggcacccaaTTTCGTATTttatgttaggttacattacaatgcgctaaATAATACATCACAAATtggctaaaatgtaacatatctCACAAACGCTATTGCAATGTATAATAAACATATAATATGATACAAACACCagacaaatgttttatgtttgaagTTTAGAAAAGGCAGAAATAAGTGGCTTGGGCTATTTCATTTCTTCTAATAAAAGATAAACTTGCTCTATTTCTGTGGAGGAATCCAATTTTGATTAACATGTGTGTTAGTCTTGATTTGTACACgttttaaatgataatgataatTATCATACTTTAAATAACCAAATACCAAAATAATTCTGAGGAAAAACATTCAATTTGTAAACCATCCAAGGTAGTTATTTAAGTGTTTCTGAATTGTGAGATATagataatttcaaatttttactcattttgtttttgagatTTCACAATAATTTAAGATTGACAGTAAGCATGCATGTCAAGGGTTTCTTCTTGCTGTCACAGTGAAATCAGGGAAAGCTTGTTCTTCTGTCCACATTGTTAGTTTTCGTTTCTCCCTTCCCAGGTTTGGAATGGGATCTGTATAAGAATCTTTACGGACAGCATCTGGCCCAGGACATCGTGTCAGAGGAGGTGGCAAACTTCCTTCAGGCGGAGAACCCTGACCGGCCCCTAGTCCTGTCCTTCCACGGGGCGTCTGGGACGGGCAAGACTCTGGTCAGCTCCATGATTGGAAGGCACCTGTACGGCACGGCTATGGGGAGCCCCTACATCCACCAGTTTGTGCCCACCCTACACTTCCCCATGCCTGAACACGCCAAACAGTACCAGGTAGTTCATCTCTGTCACCTGAACACTCTGTCATGGCCTGCTTAAGGTTTATACACACATCACAGTTAGAGTTAGTCTTTGTGGCGTGTAATTCCATTCCGTTCGTGTTCGTTCATTTCTCCCTTTTCGTGCGTTGCCTCGTAGGTGGCGCTGAAGCGCTGGTTAAAAGGGAACCTGACGGCCTGTGCCCGCTCCATATTCATATTCGATGAAATGGAGAAGATGCCCCCGGGGGTCATTGACATCGTGGCGCCTTTCCTGGGACCCTCGCACTCCGTGTTTGGCACCAACTACCGCAAGGCCATCTACATCTTCATCAGGTAGCGGCTGGCGGGTTAAGACAGGACGTAGGAGACCCTCATCTCAACGTTACAGTCAATGTACTTGGTCTTTGTGCAGTTCAGGGAACCTATGTCGGCGCTCCGGTGGTTGTGGTGAAGACGTTGAAGGCCTGTCAGTTGTTTATCTTCACCGGCCTCTGGCTGACCAGTGAATGTCTTGTTGTGGTAGACGTGTTTATTCTGAAGGCTTGaatgtgaaaatgtcagtgTGATTATTAGTACATTCCCTGTAGTGTATTTCCAGTTACTGTGCACAGACTGAGGATACAGCTGATGCTCTGTTTGGTCGAGCTTATTTCTGaatgggttggggggggggggtgtgatgGCTCTGGTTATTGCTTTGTAACCCCAGGGGTTTATCGTGGAGGTATGACAAAGCATGGGTCTGAGATGGAAGTGCTTCTGCATCtctgtgcgcgcgcgtgtgcgctTGGTGACATCTTTAGCAGTTACTCTTCCTTCTCGCACACCGTGAAACCACAGGCACATCGGAGTTACCCATTCCACGGGTTTTCCCCCCCGAGTCTTGCCCGAATCACAGTTGCTGTGGATGTTTTATTCAGCGTCACTCCCTCGTCGACGACAGGTCATGTCTTTGGCAGGGACGTGAGCTTGCCTGCCATTGGGCGATGGACAATGTTGTGCAATCTGTCCGTTTGATTTGTGACCAGAGTGtgattgactgactgtgttCTGTGGTTGCAGCACAATTGGAGAGGAGGTCATCAACCGGCTGGCCCTGGAGACGCGGCAGGctggcagggagagagaagagatacGGCTGGTGGAACTGGAGGACGCCATCTCACAGGCTGTGTACAACAACAAAAGAAGTATGAACGTGAAGAATATACACAGCTGAGTCGTTTCGAATGCGACCATTCTCAAGTCATATGCCACCCCGTTTTCAAAGTCgctgggacgctgcgtaaaatgcgaACAGAAACGGAATGCAATGATGCACGATTTTTTGGGGTAACATAGGCTAGAcaaaaaccccttgggcagtgaaagagtaggggtttcctctcgtcttttcacttgacgaaaaagtctgttatcgtcacctatattgacagttattgtatcaatgtcattcactaaaTGAAAGAACAACGAATGTTTTTgcgccatgaaatagctttggttaATTTAAAGttgtaagttagatactagtaagcctattactggctaataagctgttgacAAGATGATCTAAcgtcgagatgctatactgacagTGGGCAAACGTATCACTGTGGTATAGTGGTTAAAGCACAGCCACTCACGTGTGAGACcccggtttgaatccagtgagggtaacaacatttatcacttttaaatgtgggccggctgaactaggcttgcccggTTCATattctgtttagtttttttgctttacacaacatttccagtcttttcttGCCCcgtcccaaattttttgaaacgtgttgctggcatcaaattcaaagtgggtgtATATTTCTCAAGGAACAATAAATTaaattcagtttcaacattcgatatgttgtctttatactatttcctattgaatatagggttgaagtgatttgcacatctttgcattctgttttcatttccattttacacagcgtctcaacttttttggaaacgggattGTAGAATACAACCGTTCTCAAGTCATTTTGAATACAACCATTCTCAAGTCATTTTGAATACAACCATTCTCAAGTCATTTTGAATACAACCATTCTCAAGTCATTTTGAATACAACCATTCTCAAGTCATTTTGAATACAACCATTCTCAAGTCATTTTGAATACAACCGTTCTCAAGTCATTTTGAATACAACCATTCTCAAGTCATTTTGAATACAACCATTCTCAAGTCATTTTGAATACAACCATTCTCAAGTCATTTTGAATACAACCATTCTCAAGTCAATGCTTTTTTTAGTTCAGTCCGTTCTAAACAGCCCTGTTCTCCCCCCAGGTGGATTCTTCCATTCCAGGATCATCCAGGAGAAACTGTTGACCAGTTTTGTGCCGTTCCTCCCCCTGGGCAGGAGGCATGTGGAGCGCTGTGCTTACAGAGAGCTGTGTCAGCGTGGTGAGTGCCAGCGTAAAGACGTGGTGGAGGCAGTAGGGGGAGCTGTTGTCTACGTGCCCGAGCAGGGACAACATTTCTCCAGCACGGGCTGCAAGTCTGTGCCAGCCAAAATCAACTTATTCCTATGAGTTggaagacatttttttttttttgctaaagtAAGAGTTTCGGATGACCAGAAGAAGTGGGAGGATGGAAGGAAACCCTGAAGACTGGTTGGGATGGAATTTAATCCTGACTTGTGTGTTTAACTGATAATTGTAACTACAGAATGCAGACACCTCAGAGTGGAAGTCTGAATGGACCCTCTCCAGTGGAGGCATGTAGATCCTGTCATTATGGTCGGTACAGTCAGAGACACAGCTGCAAACAATGACTCCATGACTTAGTGATGCTGAATGCTGAACTTGTCCGGTGTCCCTAGCCCAGGACCTGGAAGCCACGGGATGGAGATGGGTTGCCTGGAGTGTAACTGGGTTTCTACCTCCAATCCACGGAATCCTTTTCTAGGGAAGTATAATTCAAAGTGAATGTCCTGCCATCTTTTACTGGGGAAGTGAGACGTTATGTAGTAATGGAGGCATAGAAGTTGATGCATCCTATCAATTTCCGccagattttatttttgaaactAAATCTGTAATTAGTTGAAAGTGGAAGAATCATTCCAATTAGTGGGATAAATGTGACTACTTGGAGAGAGAGTGTGCTCCTCCAGACAGCAGGTGGCAGTAACGGGTCTTCAATTGCCAAGAGGTTGCCTCAAAAgttttttaatgatttaatatgaatttttcttttaatcattgtttttttttttaatgaagaatgttgtttacattgtctgttaatgaaaagagagacagaataactgAGAAAATATGATGGTGTCCATAATATGTGAGGATGCATTCAAACCTGAATGCTGAAACATCCTAGACCATTAACTTAAGGATTTTTTTGCAATATTGACTACAGAAATGAAAATTCTggtttgtatgtatatttatcCAGAAATTAACTGcttgcttattttttttttttaagggtcAAATGAAACTTTAATTCGTTAATTGCCTTAGTGTCTTCATCAGTTATTTTAATTTGCTTTTAGATAATGTTTGTCATTTGTTACGCTCCCCTTATTATCATCTAATAGTTATTCCTTCCTGAAAGTGACTCCAGAGAAAGTTATACACCATCTGTTAATTTAAGTAGTTTGTCTCTAATCTGGATCGTTTTGCCAGGCACAAGTATGAAATTAAATGCTGTTTCTCTCATCCTTCAGTGTGACtgaaatgtatattgttgctttgttAGCGTTATATtacaaaaaagtacatttcatGCTTCATTTGCACAAAGAAGTCTTACATTTTGTCAGCCTCAACCTTAAAAGTGTTTTTTGATGAGTGTGTTCTAATATAATTCCCCCTCAATGTTCTTTGCGTCAACCCTGATTCTGGCTGGTTTTCTGTCCACGGTTCCAGGTTCCTTTTATTCACAATAAATATCTTAGCAACCTTTTACCTTTGGTTTTAACCTTTAACCTAATACAGTGGCAGTTAAATGTTTCGTTAAGTTTACGTAATATTCATGTTAGTTGACAactcaatcaaatgtaaatcaaaacTAGACAAACTGATGTCTGTGCCCAAGGGGGAGGGATTGCTAGTCCTGGTTTGCAGGACAAATATTAAGTGACTTGCTGACATTATGACAAATTCCAGGTTTGTCACTGAATTAAATCCTTTCATTCTGAACATTAAGTCCTTAACTCCTTATGTCATGCCAAGTATAACCTAACTCCTTATGTCATGCCAAGTATAACCTAACTACTTATGTCATGCCAAGTATAACCTAACTCCTTATGTCATACCAAGTATAATCTAAACTAGAAGGCATTCAAAGAAATTCCTGAAACTAGAACCTCTATTTagtgggaaaacattttatgcCAGCTAAAGATGTGTCACAGAGTCCGTTTCCATGTCCCCTGGAATCTGTAACTTTCTGTCGTGGGGCATGCAGAGGCAAATATGACATGTCAATTCCAGTCACCCAGGGTAGAGCACATTCTGCCCCCCCAGAACCTCGATCTGATGAATCAGAAGCGTCCCTCCTCTCTGACGAGTGAATGGCTGATAGTTTCAAACGGGACGTTCACCATATCGCCAAGGAAATAAACAGGTATGGAAAACTGTGTGTGCATTCTGCTGAGTCACTGTGAAAAGCCGGGGAAGAAAACAAGCCATGTCACACCAGGGTTGATGTCACTAGACTTGATGCCACTGGTCTTGTTGAAGTCCAATGCTCCTCTTCTAAGGCTAACATTTGGAGAGCCTTGTCTCAAGACCCTTCAGACGTCCTCACACATATGCCACTTCTCTCCATCCTGCTCCACTGTGATGACTCCATTagcccccccacacccccaggACTAGGGACCTAAAGAGTCACTGCTCTGAGAGGCCTCTTCACCTCAGCTGGAGTAAAACAAAGGTTTAATATGTCGCCATCCCTGGACAAAAAGACGCCCGGATAATGTCGGCATGACCCCCCGTCCTCCGACACCACTCCTGGCCTGACCTCTGGGCCTACTAGTGCCTGCGTTCACACGCTCCCCCAGGACAGCTGGACCGGCCCGGGCCTCCATCCAGACCCTCTATGACCATTCGTCCCTTCTGCTCCTCCATCACAAATCGGGTTTAAAAAGGCACGGcacctcctccctcactccccctgtTCCCGGGGCAACAATGGGCACctccaaccccccacccctcccccccacatCTGTGAGTGCCCCTCTGCCTGCTCATTCTTCCCCTAACCGCTCCATTATTGGCCTTCTTTCACTTGTAAATGTGGCCAGCGATACTTCTGATGGGTCTTTTATCCACCCGGTCGGGCTCAGAGGAAAGGTGGGGGCTGGGGGAGggtgtggggtgggtggggggtggtcGGGTGGGCCGGGGTGGGGGGGACAATTACGACAAAGAgttaaatcctttttttgtgtgcaatcATTTGGGACTGTTGGCAAACCGAACTCTCGCCCGCATTCCTGTAACCTTCCTAGCACAGCAGAAGCAGCGGAAAGAAGCCACTGGACTCTCACTGGATCACTATCACTGCAAGCAGTGTGACTGGGAGTCTGGAACATGATCCTATTGGTCTAATCTGACAGCGCTGGGATAATACAGTTGTAACCAATTTCTAAATTAGCTATTCAATCATAATGtctgttgctgttgtttttgttgcggCACATTATTTGGCTGTGATGCGGTGTTATAATATCCCCTACTTCAACAGACTGGGTTAAGGATAGAAAATGTTTGGCAGGAATAGTTTCCGTGTGGGTGGATAAGTCCTGGGGACAAAGGGAAGGACAAGCTTCGAACGGCCACCCTGGTCATGGCTTGGTCAGCGTATGTGGGATTATATGTTATTTTAGCTTCTGTTCTGACCTCAACAAACCCCCAACAAAGGGGTTGTCTCTGTGGCCACAGAGTCTCCACGACAACAGGTGGACAATGGGGGGAGCgatttgggggtgggggggggtctgagAGGGAGTGATGGGGGAAGAAGGAAGGGGCAAGGGTGACCTTGGCTTCTATATTGGTCAGATGTGTTGTAAAGGCCACAGGCCTGCTGGGTTTAGGAATGAGAAGATGTGAGGAGGAATAATATCACGACGGCTCACTCCCTTCAAACTTGGAATGATTAATGACAACATCAGCCTGTCTCCCCCTTCCCAAatcccaccaccacacacacacacaaacagcaggcCATCTGACCTTTGTAGGCCTGCTGCTGCTTAAACACTAACCCCCGTCCTTTGACACAGCCACTGTCCCAACACCACTGATTGATGAGTGACTGCATTCCCACCCACAGGTTATGGTAATGTGGCCGAtaatgcaaaggaatattcagCTTTGGAACTGCCATGTCTGTGCTGTGACGACAAGCAAAGTAGAAACATCTGCATCGGTTCCAATACTGTTTCTGCTAGTGTTAAGCCAATGTCGACTAAATCGCAAATACACATAATAACCAGGTCTTTTAGTAGCAATTCTAAAGATCAGATGGGGCATTGATGATGACACGGGCAATAAGAAAGTGATTGTTTATCTTTCTGTCCTTAAGGGACAGATCATGTCTCCCTCCGATTGGCTGAATGGTGTtgctaaagaaaaaagaacaaaagcatTGTGTTGGTCGCTGGCTCAAATCAGTGATTTCATCGCTCTCCTAACAGTCAGAGCTTTGCTATAACAGAGTATGTCAGTAACGTTGGCTCCATTCAGAGGCTGGTCAGCGTTGCAGTGTTTCAGATATTCACTGTCCTAGACAATAGAGCCGGGTTCCTCGGTGGTACCAGAGGGTGGCGGTGCTGGGGTGGTGTGGACGGAGGCGTTTGAAGGGGATGGCGTGGTGGGGATGACGAGTACAGAGCAGGCGATGTGAGCGCTCTGGCTCTGTGAGTGGTCAGTCACGTCAGCGACGCATCCAGACTCCTCAGCCATCCCACACTCAGAGTCACATCCTCGCCCGCTCACATGACTCCCAGCTGCCATGGACCGGGTGAAGGATAGCGGCGCTAGGCTGAACAGCTGCTCCACACGGACACACCTGCATACAAAAGTTCCACATTTCACAcatggtgtgtgtctgaggATCAGAAATGTTTAGATATGTCTGTCCAAGGTGCCGTCGGAAGCTTCCCATCGCAGAGGAAACTGGCTTGATTCGGCGTAGGCAGCTGGTGATGACATATCCGGGTGGGGCTAGTTGGGGGtgggcggggggcggggggggggggggggggggttctgcagTTCCTATCTACCTCGGCTGTGCTAACACTGGGTAACTAGTAGTTTTGATCTTAGAATACGTCAGGGTAGAAAGGCTTACAGACAGCGTTGTTACCAGGCTCTCTCTCAAGACATTACTGTTCCACAATTCGGTCTGGCTCTAGCCATGGGCAACATTGCAGCTCTGGCCTCTACGGGTCCCCCCGACCAAGATCTATTTAAAACTAATACAAAACTCTAACTCAGTCGTGGTCTGAAAGTATCATTGAGACGAAGAATTGCAAAAATACTCAAGTTTGGTTGTGATTCTCCTTATCTCAGTCATTATGCTTGTTTATACGTTGTGCTAACATGTGTTCTGTACTCGTCCACATTCTGATTGTGCCCACATGGTAGGTGGTAGGTCCCTCACTGTAGGTCCCTCACTGTATGCAAATTATATAGtagatgttattttatttgttgtatTAAGACATTTTGATAATGTTTGATATTCATAAGACAGTAGTGTGTCCTGGCAATTATTTGTTTTCCGGATCATTTTAATGTGTAGTTAGACTAGGCAGTGATGTAAAGTTGAGTTGTAGTAATCATGGCTAAATACAGACTGGGCCCACAGGGTTCCATGGGGCCCTGAACTCCATAGAGACCAGCTGATTTTCTTTGTCATTCCCACTTCAATaagcaagtgaacattttgtatCTCAAATGTCACCTGATTATTATAGCGACAACACACCTCAGCCATGATTTTTCCCCCCAGCATTGTCGAGCAGAAACCTGCAGGAAAAAATGTCACAATCCAGTTTACCTGTGTATCCTGCACATAAGACTTGATATTACCATAACAAGCATtgtgtagaattgcaggaaatgtgatttaagcCTCAAAAATTCCCACAATAAAATACACTAAAACAGCATGCGTTCATCATGTTGGAATTCATCTAGAGTTGCACAGTGTGCTTAAAGAatttagaaaatacaaaaaagaacctggtggaacatctcacatctaataggtcagttggcaacaggtcagtaaaatgaCTGGGTTTAAGAATCtttcagaagtgaagatggaaagaggttcaccactctgtgaaagccTGCACgagcaaatagtgcaacaatttaaggaataacgtttctcaatgtaaaatcgcagtttggggatctcatcatatacggtacataatatcattaaaagattagGGGGATCCAGTGAAATCTCCGTActcaagggacaaggctgaaaaacaATACTAAATGGCCATGATTTTCgagccctcagacagcactgcgtaaaaacagacacagttcTGTACTGACTCAAGAGCCATTCAGAAAAGCATTGTGTGTGAATACAGTATGTAGTTGCAGTCACAAATACTAGTCAAAACTCGACCAtgccaaaaagaaaacatatataaagaagatccagaaatgctgccgccttctctgggtgcctgagctcatttaagatggactgaggcgaagtggaaaactatcctatagtctgacaaatcaaaatgtgaattattttagggaatcatggacgctgcgtctTCTGGGCTAAACAGAAGatggaccatctggcttgttatcagcaccgagtccaaaagccagcatccgtgatgttatgggggtgctttagtgcacatggcatgggtgacttgcacatctgtgaaggcaccattaatgctgaacaatatatacaggttttggagcagcatatgctgccatccagacatctttttcagggaaggcattgcttatttcagcaggacaatgcttaACTACATTCTGCAgctattacaacagcatggctttgtagtaaaagagtccaggggCCTGTAGTCCAGATGTGTCATTCATTTACAACTTTTGGCggattatgaaaataaaaatacatcaaaggagaccctgaactgttgagcagctgaattcctatatcaagcaagaatgggaaaacatttcactttcgaAACTGCAGCAATcagtctcctcagttccaaaatGCTTACAGATTATTGTTGAAAGAAGAGGTGTTGCAAAACAGAggtaaatatgcccctgtcccaactttttttaaatgtgctgaatcaaattaaaaatgggcatgtattctTCCCATAACAATAACAATTCTCAGTTTAAATGTTCAgtttcttgcctcaagtggaggagtttaagtatctaggggtcttgttcacgagtgagggaaggatggaacgggagattgacagacggatcggtgcagcttctgcagtaatgcggtcgatgtatcggtctgtcgtggtgaagaaagagctgagccgcaaggcgaagctctcgatttaccggtcaatctacgttcctactctcacctatggtcatgagctttgggtcatgatcgaaaggacaagatcccggatacaggcggccgaaatgagctttctccagagggtggctgggcgatcccttagagatagggtgagaagctcggtcacccgggaggagctcagagtagagccgctgctcctccacatctagaggggtcagctgaggtggcttgggcatctgttccggatgcctcctgaacgccttcccgggaaggtgttccgggcccgtcccaccgggaggagaccccgggaaagacctaggacacgctggagggactatgtctcccggctggcctgggaacgcctcggtgtccccctggaagagctggaggaagtgtctagggagagggaagtctgggcatctctgcttagactgctgcccccgcgacccggccccggataagcggaagaagatggatggatggattttcaacatttgatatgttgtctttgtactattttcaattaaatatggggatacattatttgcatgtcattgcattctgtttttatttgcatttcacacagcgtcccaaatgttttggaattgGAATTGGAGCGCAACCTACTCTGCCATATTATTTAACTAATTATTAGTGGAATTCTGTTGTTATTGACAGGAAAGTAGGACGGAGAAGCtagggagacaggtatgtagagtgCACAACCAGTCGACTGAGCCAGGGCTCAAATCCCCGTCGCTAGGGGGCATGTGTGGTCCAGAGTCAAGAGGTTCCATCATATTTCAATGTTAGTCGTTTTTCAGCTACATCCCAGGTAGACCAAACTAACATATTATTTTACTATAGTTGTTTTGATCAGTTGTTCAGTTAGATCAGTTAGTCTCCTTTATTATTTTTCGGAACTCTGACAGTTATTTATGAATGCAGTTTGCTTAGGAATAAAACAATCTAATTAATGGGTGTTTTAATTCGGTCTGCATTTCTACAATAACTCCACATCACCTCACGGCAGGCACCACCATCAGGGTTCTGCTATGTCATAAAAAGTAGGTCTTATGATCAATGCAATGTCTGTGTTACATTATAATGCTGAGATGGACCTAGTAACTCACCTATTCAAATTCACAGGCACCATATCACAGCCACTAACAAATACAGGTGGTAACTCTACATTTCActcaaaaatgaaagaaatacagaCACCAGGTGTTTACACCACTCATTGTTACAACCACACAGCTTTATATGCTCTTtataaatgcacctgtgtttatGCCTTCAGACCTTAAGGACCTGTGATATGTAAGGTATGCATTGCACTACTAAAGCGGCTACAGTATAGATCACATGTAGTACATGTTAAAGTGttattgtaataatatttaCAATGGAAAAACACCCTGTGTCTTGGAGAACAAATCTCTTATCATGTGTCAAGATATTGTTTAGCCTGTTGTAAGACTGAAGAAGGCTGTAAGGGCTAAAACTTTTGTGTGGACTATCCTGAA
This portion of the Esox lucius isolate fEsoLuc1 chromosome 13, fEsoLuc1.pri, whole genome shotgun sequence genome encodes:
- the tor2a gene encoding prosalusin isoform X2 → MAFALRTKKMSGTPTRTAELFKTESLQMMAGLEWDLYKNLYGQHLAQDIVSEEVANFLQAENPDRPLVLSFHGASGTGKTLVSSMIGRHLYGTAMGSPYIHQFVPTLHFPMPEHAKQYQVALKRWLKGNLTACARSIFIFDEMEKMPPGVIDIVAPFLGPSHSVFGTNYRKAIYIFISTIGEEVINRLALETRQAGREREEIRLVELEDAISQAVYNNKRSGFFHSRIIQEKLLTSFVPFLPLGRRHVERCAYRELCQRGECQRKDVVEAVGGAVVYVPEQGQHFSSTGCKSVPAKINLFL
- the tor2a gene encoding prosalusin isoform X1; this encodes MLVVRSAVIQFVLMVLLYSFHCVEGVFERLVCTISENCDCDFKPNVRGLEWDLYKNLYGQHLAQDIVSEEVANFLQAENPDRPLVLSFHGASGTGKTLVSSMIGRHLYGTAMGSPYIHQFVPTLHFPMPEHAKQYQVALKRWLKGNLTACARSIFIFDEMEKMPPGVIDIVAPFLGPSHSVFGTNYRKAIYIFISTIGEEVINRLALETRQAGREREEIRLVELEDAISQAVYNNKRSGFFHSRIIQEKLLTSFVPFLPLGRRHVERCAYRELCQRGECQRKDVVEAVGGAVVYVPEQGQHFSSTGCKSVPAKINLFL